gaaaaaaggttgcTGGTCGGATGCGGACACAGtgtttatttggttattttggGTTTTGGAGAACAAACCGGTCTGGAATATGGAGGTGAACAAGCTTTCAGCATGTGTACCTCAgtaaatctgctgctgttcagtgctctGTGTTATGTATCATGCTGATAGTCGTATTCATAACATAGCAGAGCCTCCTCTGAcagagaccttggtgaatgctatcagtgtatatggtatctggcctgcttagggtagtctgaccagaactgacaaGGAGAGAATCCAGGTCAGTTGGCTGTGTTAGTGTGCAGACATGTGTTACCTTGGGAGAAGAGTGTCTTTGTCCCATCGGGGTTGTAGTGCTGACACTGTTGGTCTTGGAGAAGCAGAGGGCCTTTTGGAAGCTCTGTTTGAAGTTCTCGGACAGGAAGCCGTAGAGGACGGGGTTGGCACAGGAGTTGACGTACGTGAGGATGACCAAGGAAAAGTAGATAGTGGCGTTAGTTTTGCTCTCGGGGATGATGTGAACCAGGTTGACGATGTTCGTGGTGAAGAATGGCAACCAGCACAGGACAAACACCAATACAATGATCATCACCATGCGCGTGACCTTGCACTCCGACTTTCTACGCTTTGTCACGCCGGCACGTACACCCGCTGACCTCACCTGTAAgcaaaattatttgtttatgaTCCTTTAGGACAAAACTAGACAAAAAGAGACTGTTGTTATCTTTTACCTTAATTACAATAAGCAGGTAGCAGAGAGATATGACAACCAGAGGTCCAAAAAAGCCGAGGATGGCAGTGTAGAGAATAAAGACAATGGACCACAAGTCATTGGGCTCAGGCCAGCTTATGTTGCAGGTGTTAAAGTCTTCCTGTACATGTGAGTAGATGGTGACAGGCAGTACAATCAGAAAGGACACGACCCACACCAAAGCACTGCAGACCTTGGCCACCCGTGGCTTCCTCCATTTAGCACTGCTAAGCGGATAAACCACCGCAAAGAAGCGGTCGATGCTCATCAGCGTCAGACAAAAGATGGAGGCAAACTGACTCATGCCATCCGCTGTCATGCACAGTTTGCAGAAGAAGTCCCCATACGGCCAGTAGGAAAGCACACTATTAGTCCCCAGAAAGGGAATCCCAAGGATGTAGAGTTCATCAGCTACTGCTAGGTTTAGGATGTACATGTTAGTCACCGTCTTCATTTTGGCGTAGCGCACTACAACGTAGATGGCCAGTGTGTTGCCTAGAAAACCCACCATGAAGACAATAGAGTAGATGACAGCCGTGACCTCACTGAAGAGCACTGGTGTGGAAACGGCCGTTCTGTtggaggtggtggtggggggggagtGAGGGGAAGACGTGCTGTCATTCTCAGACATCCAGATGGTGCCATTCATAGTGAGGGAGGTGGTGTTGATGTCCATTAAAAAAGCTGTTTGGAGGAAAAACAATTATGTCACGATAAACATCAACACAGGCAAATAAAGATGAAATCATGATTAATGATAGTATAGGGCAGCAAAACAACTTCATAGTTCACTTCAACCACTGTAAATAAGTCAACAAGAGATGAGTTTGGTTACTGTGACTTATGAGTTTACAAAGTATCATACGTGGAAGACCATTGCCCCCCTAGTGTTCAAAGGTTTTTATAACAGTTTTCCTAAATTCCTTTGAGAAAAATACAACTCTTAATAAAATGTACATGATAtagaaatattttaagtgccaaaacacagtgactttacaaaatatatatgaattcatttattgttcttttaaaactataagttattttttggtgctcgagtcatgtgacttggttcttcttctgttgcacaattcttcttc
The Gouania willdenowi chromosome 8, fGouWil2.1, whole genome shotgun sequence genome window above contains:
- the LOC114468639 gene encoding somatostatin receptor type 5-like, whose amino-acid sequence is MDINTTSLTMNGTIWMSENDSTSSPHSPPTTTSNRTAVSTPVLFSEVTAVIYSIVFMVGFLGNTLAIYVVVRYAKMKTVTNMYILNLAVADELYILGIPFLGTNSVLSYWPYGDFFCKLCMTADGMSQFASIFCLTLMSIDRFFAVVYPLSSAKWRKPRVAKVCSALVWVVSFLIVLPVTIYSHVQEDFNTCNISWPEPNDLWSIVFILYTAILGFFGPLVVISLCYLLIVIKVRSAGVRAGVTKRRKSECKVTRMVMIIVLVFVLCWLPFFTTNIVNLVHIIPESKTNATIYFSLVILTYVNSCANPVLYGFLSENFKQSFQKALCFSKTNSVSTTTPMGQRHSSPKTFQMEVVTTTENEPFTSKTVANGQ